A region of Denticeps clupeoides chromosome 19, fDenClu1.1, whole genome shotgun sequence DNA encodes the following proteins:
- the LOC114769001 gene encoding retinoschisin-like: MARRVALLAFLLLTAALTGVHTQEELGGEENQEVEEPEGAAEPLNGRSCTCNCEGGGPTGAPASAAPSARPAPPQSHFLECMPECPYHKPLGFESGYVRSDQISCSNEDQYVGWFSSWTPNKARLNSQGFGCAWLSKIQDTTQWIQIDLKEVKVVSGILTQGRCDAEEWMTKYSVQYRSDVNLNWIYYKDTTGNNRVFYGNSDRSSTVQNLLRPPIVARYVRLLPLGWHTRIGIRMELLICMNKCL; this comes from the exons ATGGCGAGGCGCGTCGCTCTGCTGGCCTTTCTGCTCCTGACCGCAG CCCTGACCGGAGTTCACACTCAGGAA GAGCTGGGCGGCGAGGAgaaccaggaggtggaggagcccGAGGGGGCCGCAGAACCGCTTAACGGCAGATCCTGCACGTGCAACTGCGAGGGCGGCGGCCCCACGGGCGCGCCCGCCTCCGCCGCGCCCTCGGCCAGGCCCGCGCCACCTCAGAGCCACTTCCTGGAGTGCATGCCAG AGTGTCCTTATCACAAACCCCTGGGGTTCGAGTCTGGTTATGTACGATCGGACCAGATCAGCTGCTCCAATGAAGACCAGTATGTGGGCTGGTTCTCCTCCTGGACTCCTAACAAGGCTCGTCTCAACAGCCAGGGTTTCGG GTGCGCTTGGCTCTCCAAGATTCAGGACACCACCCAGTGGATACAGATAGACCTGAAGGAGGTGAAGGTGGTGTCAGGCATCCTGACCCAGGGCCGCTGCGATGCTGAAGAGTGGATGACCAAATACAGCGTCCAGTATCGGAGTGACGTGAACCTCAACTGGATCTACTACAAGGACACCACTGGGAACAACAGG GTGTTTTATGGGAACTCGGACCGCTCCTCTACTGTGCAGAACCTGCTGCGGCCGCCCATTGTGGCCCGGTACGTCCGCCTGCTGCCCCTCGGCTGGCACACACGCATCGGCATTCGCATGGAGCTCCTCATTTGCATGAACAAGTGCCTCTGA